The Camelina sativa cultivar DH55 chromosome 18, Cs, whole genome shotgun sequence DNA window AATTTTACAACTGCTATTAAAGATGCTATCCGGATTTTCATAACTATATTATAGCATTTTAGAAATGCTAAGCCCTATAATAGCATAAGGAAAAGCTAAAATCACTTTAGTACCGCCAATATTTAGcgaaattttttttcaaccgGCCAATACTTAAgacaaaacttttttgttttcgacataattattataaaataaaaaaaaataacataaaaacaaaaacttcaatTCGCTTGCCATCCTTTCTCttaactctttctcttctctttcccaAAAACCGTAGCTGCGTTTTTGCCTTGCTTCATCGCCATATCAATGGCGACATCATCAGCTTTctcttcactctcttctctATTGGATCTGGCTTTGCCAAGAAGGTGAAATCGAAAAGCAGTAAAGTCGAACGTGTTGCGGCCTGATCTCCGGTTTACTTAGCCGCCGAAGTAATAATCCCTTAGCTCTTAGTTCTTTCAATCTTTAGTTTCGTAAACCCCTAATTTTTAAccggtttgtttttttggaaattggaTCTATCACTTTCAGCTTGTAGTGAGAAACGACGAGGAGCCGAGCAAGTTGTTTGGTGATGTGATGATTGCAAAGGTCTGATTTTAGCATAATTTTGTTCATAGGAAGTTCAAAGTTCACAGACATGTGTACATTCGATCTTATGGAGAAAGTATTGTAAACAAATATTAGGGGTTCTGTTTTTAGAGTTCTCTGTGCACACAAGCTGTTCGACGAATTGACTGACACAGAAACCAAGAGAATTAaatcttattaatttttgttttgtttggtttttgtagGGAGGTTCTGATTTCGTTTTGCTTCTATGAAAATTTCAGACAGAGACGGTCGTGTTTCCGGTAACGATGCTACAAAGTTCTTCGCCGTGTCAAAGCTTTCTCGCCAGGAACTCAAACAGGTCTATTATAACTCATACGATTAGTTTTTAAGATTTCATGAATCGATGAGACTAGTGAGAATACGAATTGGATTTTGAAGTGTGTAATCCAGGGTTGATTGAGAGAATTGGTTGCGATTTTGTATTTGAAGGTTTGGGCTGTTGCGGAATCAAAGCGACATGGATTTCTCGGTTTGGCGGAGTTCATCATTGCGATGAAGGTATGATGATTGTGTAAGATTCATTTTATCTTACGGAGTCAATTTTGAAGTCTAAAGTTCTTACCTATTTGACTGTTCTGTTGGTCTCAGCTCATCTCATTGgcacaagagggacatgaaattACTTCAGATCTTCTAAAAGGTTTTGGTAAGTGGCCAGTTACATCTtgaaattttatgaatataGAGGTTCTGATGGTCTGAAGACAGTGTAGTGTTATTAGATATAGCAATTAGGTTGGATTTTTAAtcagaaatttttttggttctagTTGACATGAAGACTGTGGAACTTCCATTGTTGGAAGGACTGGAAAACGTGGTATCTGTAATACTCTTTCTTACCTGATTTTGTTTCTAAGATCTTTACAAGATTTGCTTTTCTTTATCTAAGAATTTTTCTTAGTTGTTTTCCattctatgttttgttttatatacattatgatattttttcattttgtaaaaATGTTGATTTGCTGGCTAAACTTGCAGTAGTTACTCAGCCACAAGTCACGGCAAAAGCTCCCTAgtacaaatcaaaatctattatTAAGGTGGGATAATACTTGCTTTGTCGCCACAAattttcatcttcttgatttttgttgtgTAATCTGATCTAACAAGTAATTTGCCAATTTATATGACCAGCCAGCCACAAGTAACTTCCATCTCAGATTCTTTCACAATTCTAAGTTGATAAGGTACTCTTCACTTCTAGCTCATCTTATACAATCAGCTGGATAACAACTACGTTGATTATGATATTTCAAAGGCTAATATATGGAAAGTTTTCTAGATTAGTACAATTTTAAGACTTCACAGGCATTTTTGCAATAGGTTTCAaatgggtttgtttctttttacttttttcaatAGTGAGCTTAATTTTTCTTTGTACCTTCATCTTTTCAACTTGGCAGACCTTAAGGTATTGTGGATTGCAAGGATCAGTTCCTGATTTGAGAAGGATACAAGCAGAAGAAGCCTCACTTGGGAAACGAATGGAAGAAGCCTTTTTTGCTGGTCCATTACAGCCAAACCCATTTTTTCTTACTTGTGTAAGAGTTacttcttgttgttttcttgatcagtgttctttctttttgttatcttttgtaCTTGGGGTTGTAATGAATATAATGTTTAGTAAGATGTGTTTTGTTAATGTAATACTAAttgtatgtatttttataattgttcatATACAAGAATTAGATGTAAATCCAATtaaatagttattataaaacaaaattcaaatataaaaatttatataaatcaaactATGTGTGATAAGAACAGCATTAATCATGTGTTATAAGAACGTCTATGAAAACATTCAATTAATGCTACAATAGAATGACTTACAATAGCACACAAAAAAGTGCTATTGTATGGGGTGATCCTATTATAGTTGGGGCAGAGATAGATAGCGTTTGATAATTCGCTATCAATGACATATAATAACATTTCTTTAGATCTAACAAAactcatatttgttgtagtgtttCTAGAAGATTCGGCGAATAACCTCAGACTAAATCACTCTTCTCAAATCCTTGCTCCAGCTTTGCCTCTTCCCTCCACGGAGTCAGCTTGCAACAACTACAAGGTTTATAAACTCTCGTTAACAAACCTCTCTCTCATTAACAAAGACTTAATTATTGCATTAGCAAACAGTTACAACAAATTCAGAAACACTAAAAAGGTATATCACAAGAAAATCTGTAGGTTATTGTAATCTATCAGAAACGGTTATTGTAATGTATATTGTTGAAACTCAAAAGGGTTTTTGAAGGTAAAGTTGTAGATAAAGTAAGCTAAAGTTGCAGACACATTCTAAATGCTTtacagtttttaaaagtcttgcaTTTGTTCTCATCGATCAACAAAagcttcacttcttctttaGACAATCCATCTTTCAAAATCGCACAAGTCTTCTCCAGCAAAGTTCTAGCTTCTTTCACACCCAAATAAGTAAACAGAGAGATAATATATCGCATTGGTAAAGTCACAACAGAAGTGAAGCCACcaaacttaagaagaagaaactaaccaccatgaaagagaaaaaacatgAGCAAGCTTCAAAGCAAAGACGCGTGAAGGAGAAGAGCAAACAAAACACGAAGCCGCTTGAAGAGACTTCTTGACTCTTCTCTTCACCAACATTCATAGtaatttcaagtttcaaacacATAGCTTATCTCAAaaattcatctcaaattctcacATTTACAGCTTTGAAATCTTCCACAATCCCTCAAATTAAGAGacataaaaaaacagaattttgttaactggaaacaaaaagtagaaaaaacaaaaaaagtagaagaatcaTAGTTAGATAGACTAAAACAATCACTGAACGCTTATGCGATCGTCGGAATTATCAAGAATAAGAATTTAGTTGAGATGCGCAGAAGATAAACAATTTTGTTAGGTTGAAATTCTGAAATCGATTGATGAAGAGAAGACAATTATGTGTTCATTGTGGCAATTTGTAAGCTGAtctgtattatttgttttaatttaattggtcAATGATattaactgatgtgtcaataAGAGCTTCAAAGTTGAGGCTGATATGTCATGCTATGGTGAGAAACattatagttttattgtattgattttccatattctccatttttttcttttttgacaggTTTGTAGTACATTGTGTTCTGCTTTTGCTATCTTGTAgatcatttacatatataattaaacccAATTAACACCTACAATTCCAACCATGAACTTCAGAGGgcattgttaatttgttataacACCTACTTCTTTAAATGTCTTTCGTGTGTTATTAGTTAATATGGTTCACCTATTAACAGTAAACACAATATCAATTGCTTTAGCTAGGTTTTTGTGTCACAATAGCCACAATGTTACATCCCTCTAGGACTTCACCGGTTTCagttttttagttatatatactgACTATTTCTTCTTCATTGACTTCTCttgattctttaaaaaaaatattgattcttGCTCAAGAAACGAGAAAGAGAACTGGAAGTTGAAACCATATTTTACTTTGGTTCTGGTTTACTCTGTAATTTATCTatatgtataagaaaaaaaaatattaatttaatatgaatTATGGTTTTGGGATTGctgaccaaatttttttttaactaaattagattaaaaaaaaggtaaaatttggggaaaagtcaaataaaagcatgaactattttaaaatggtgaaaaaacatgaattttgtTGGTGATGAAGTAAATTATCTAATTGTTATTGATTTTCCAAATAAATCATGAATTTTTGGTGACTTTACCAAATAATGCACGATGTTAATGGATTTTGTTATTAAGTCGTTAGTCTGATGAGGATCAATGTTTCTATGTGTGAAATTCTTATTATCtgttgtaaacaaacaaaacataccaaatatatatatatatatatatatatatatatatatatgtcgtaATAGAACAAAATTGAAGAAATGGTGGTGTTTTAATTTgacaaaattattttggtttaatgagagaaaatgacacaatttatttgttttatatcaaGGTGAAGAAATGGTgaatatttataatcttttttcttctagGATTAATGATTGTATAATTTCCATAATTTTGGTATTATATTAATTACGTGAGTATGTTTTTTGtaattatcttttaataatttttactttaatattgATTTGAATTATCCTTtcacagttttaaaaattaacaaaattacagaatttttgTTCATATACGTAGGTtgtgttatatttttcttattatcttttacatttttaattgtttaaaacaaattttatgtatatgtaCGTATTAGATATATAGAAACTATGTACTTAGATAAAGAATTCATTGCTTTATTTCTGTACTAGATAAGGGCACACACGATGTACAGgtataaaaattgttaaaaaacaaaatcctaaaccttaaataattttttgaaaatatataaaaaaaaaatatttcctaaagtaaatatataaataatttaagttagagaatatttgtatttaccttcatacatttatttacatttataaatttttaactattattattgtcaaatttcaaaaacgtttcacaacttatttacaaaatattttacattcaacaaattcatcaaagcaacatttaataagtaaccacatataaatttactctatgttttaccattaaaaatatgtttttacacccaaaattattttattgttaaagtatgctctttatcaccacctataaaatgtcttctaaacaaattaaacaaattttatgttgttttactttcagtttggcataattatag harbors:
- the LOC104760175 gene encoding EH domain-containing protein 2-like isoform X2, translating into MKISDRDGRVSGNDATKFFAVSKLSRQELKQVWAVAESKRHGFLGLAEFIIAMKLISLAQEGHEITSDLLKGFVDMKTVELPLLEGLENVLLSHKSRQKLPSTNQNLLLSQPQVTSISDSFTILS
- the LOC104760175 gene encoding EH domain-containing protein 2-like isoform X1 gives rise to the protein MKISDRDGRVSGNDATKFFAVSKLSRQELKQVWAVAESKRHGFLGLAEFIIAMKLISLAQEGHEITSDLLKGFVDMKTVELPLLEGLENVVSLLSHKSRQKLPSTNQNLLLSQPQVTSISDSFTILS
- the LOC104760175 gene encoding EH domain-containing protein 2-like isoform X3, whose product is MKISDRDGRVSGNDATKFFAVSKLSRQELKQVWAVAESKRHGFLGLAEFIIAMKLISLAQEGHEITSDLLKGFVDMKTVELPLLEGLENVVSLLSHKSRQKLPSTNQNLLLSHK